In Bacteroidales bacterium, a single window of DNA contains:
- a CDS encoding SUMF1/EgtB/PvdO family nonheme iron enzyme, translating to MKKLIYLTFVLAIFASCSTDVIINEETKVIDTGVNPDSWAVIPAGPFYYNMHAYAESIDYDYEMMITDVTNQQYADYLNEASAKGTITIKDGSIFSYHPGDPFDGYLHEWEIPAGDYLNMPFSEAGSHIKLVNGTFTVDKGFANHPVVMVTWFGAQAYANFYGYRLPTEKEWAKAARGTDLRAYPWGDEINKHYTNYGSSNNALKRLNGGNISRTTPVGYFNGTTYGDFETIDNRSPYGLYDMGGNVWQWLGDDYKNVHYRYMRGGSFTNYEYNLFVWARNSAGPDFYNINIGFRCARDVVKEEVPVEDAEEVETTDEVTE from the coding sequence ATGAAAAAATTAATTTATTTAACTTTCGTACTAGCTATTTTTGCCAGTTGTTCAACTGATGTAATTATTAACGAAGAAACAAAAGTAATTGATACAGGTGTAAATCCAGATAGCTGGGCAGTAATTCCTGCCGGTCCATTCTATTACAATATGCATGCTTATGCAGAAAGTATTGATTACGATTATGAAATGATGATTACTGACGTAACCAATCAACAATACGCTGACTATCTTAACGAAGCATCAGCAAAGGGAACTATTACCATTAAAGATGGAAGTATTTTTAGCTATCATCCAGGCGATCCTTTTGACGGTTATCTGCATGAGTGGGAAATTCCTGCTGGTGATTATTTAAATATGCCATTCTCAGAAGCAGGATCTCATATTAAGCTTGTTAATGGTACTTTTACTGTAGATAAAGGCTTTGCTAATCATCCAGTAGTGATGGTTACTTGGTTTGGAGCTCAAGCCTATGCCAATTTCTACGGTTATCGCTTACCAACAGAAAAAGAGTGGGCAAAAGCTGCTCGCGGAACTGATTTACGTGCTTATCCTTGGGGAGATGAAATAAACAAACATTATACTAACTACGGTAGTAGTAATAATGCTCTTAAACGCTTAAACGGAGGAAATATTTCAAGAACAACTCCCGTAGGTTATTTCAACGGAACAACTTATGGAGATTTTGAAACTATTGATAACAGAAGCCCTTATGGTTTATACGATATGGGTGGAAATGTTTGGCAATGGTTAGGCGACGACTATAAAAATGTACACTACCGTTATATGCGTGGTGGAAGTTTTACCAATTACGAATACAATCTATTTGTATGGGCACGCAACAGTGCAGGTCCTGATTTCTATAACATTAACATTGGCTTTAGATGTGCTAGAGATGTTGTAAAAGAAGAAGTTCCCGTAGAAGATGCGGAAGAAGTAGAAACCACAGATGAAGTAACTGAGTAA